A single genomic interval of Gossypium raimondii isolate GPD5lz chromosome 11, ASM2569854v1, whole genome shotgun sequence harbors:
- the LOC105803388 gene encoding heavy metal-associated isoprenylated plant protein 46, with product MKQKMVVKVTMKGEKSRSKALKIVVGLSGVESASLKGDDKSQIEVTGDGVDAVKLTSLLRKGVGYAELVSVSAADKKDDKKDETKLLPPFYYYQCQPVPPYGYVENYGPSCSIL from the exons ATGAAG caaAAGATGGTAGTGAAGGTTACCATGAAGGGCGAGAAATCCCGCTCTAAGGCGTTGAAAATTGTAGTTGGTCTCTCAG GGGTGGAGTCGGCTTCGTTGAAAGGCGACGACAAGAGCCAAATAGAGGTAACAGGGGATGGTGTGGATGCAGTTAAGCTAACCAGTCTGCTAAGGAAGGGCGTGGGGTACGCCGAGCTGGTCAGCGTCAGTGCCGCTGATAAGAAGGATGATAAGAAAGACGAGACGAAGCTACTGCCACCCTTCTACTATTATCAGTGTCAACCGGTGCCTCCGTACGGATACGTCGAAAACTATGGACCCTCTTGCTCCATCTTGTAA